The Nitrospiraceae bacterium genome window below encodes:
- a CDS encoding helix-turn-helix domain-containing protein codes for MPLVSVKQAAQELNCSESFLRKQMGQADFPHYRLGSDVRLDLTELRTWFRGKNQEAK; via the coding sequence ATGCCGCTGGTGAGTGTGAAGCAGGCCGCGCAAGAGCTGAACTGTAGCGAGTCGTTCTTACGCAAACAGATGGGGCAGGCAGACTTTCCCCATTATCGTCTCGGGTCGGATGTCCGGCTGGATCTGACCGAGTTGCGAACCTGGTTCCGGGGGAAAAATCAGGAGGCAAAGTGA
- a CDS encoding helix-turn-helix domain-containing protein, whose protein sequence is MTNLKSSQEIARLLRVSRQNVHKLTTSGALPAYKVGRNFRYSAEEVLAAVKTRKRRRQEN, encoded by the coding sequence ATGACGAATTTGAAAAGTTCGCAGGAGATCGCGAGATTGTTACGTGTTTCTAGACAAAATGTCCATAAGCTTACAACGTCGGGAGCCCTGCCCGCATACAAGGTTGGGAGAAATTTTCGGTACTCAGCCGAAGAAGTCTTGGCAGCGGTCAAGACACGCAAACGCCGACGCCAAGAAAACTAA
- a CDS encoding phage major capsid protein, producing MSEMLKILGEIKDGTMETMGQVNQLKGQVNDLEGRVNDLAIAGRLSKIGKTPPIPYGRQQRSVSLLKVATANYLAREGVGNPWDRLNAGFEKEIVTEATRKAMDAGTAGSGGGYVIPQEYLGDEFIELLRAKSVVLRAGATFAPNLTGSPVRIPRQTGSGTVYWVGQNADITKSDASYGEVQMTPKTMAMRMQFSNLLNLLSNPAIEQLIRNDFALSAALELDRVALRGSGTANQPLGLANMAGIPSYAIGANGGSLSIDDLYGLMAVIEDANALGSTLALVTNPKGLRKLKRQRIQQYSGDTGGAYALAPAVLTDEALSKLVGLTCLTTTQLPVNLAKGSSTDCTEVYFGNWADLIIGQWGGVEILATNVGGNAWAQNAIEVRLVQNVDVQVRHKESFVICSDARTA from the coding sequence ATGAGTGAGATGTTGAAGATATTGGGAGAGATTAAGGATGGGACCATGGAAACGATGGGACAGGTCAATCAGTTGAAGGGGCAGGTCAATGATTTGGAAGGACGGGTCAATGACTTGGCGATCGCGGGCCGACTGTCGAAGATTGGCAAGACGCCGCCTATACCCTATGGACGCCAACAGAGATCGGTGTCCCTGCTGAAGGTCGCGACAGCCAATTACTTGGCCCGCGAAGGCGTCGGCAATCCGTGGGATCGGCTTAACGCGGGATTTGAGAAAGAGATAGTCACGGAGGCCACCCGCAAGGCCATGGACGCCGGGACGGCTGGATCGGGCGGTGGCTACGTTATTCCACAGGAATACCTAGGTGACGAGTTTATTGAATTGCTGCGAGCCAAATCCGTGGTGTTGCGTGCCGGAGCCACGTTTGCCCCAAATCTGACTGGTTCGCCGGTACGCATCCCGAGACAGACCGGCAGCGGGACCGTGTACTGGGTCGGCCAGAATGCGGACATCACTAAATCGGATGCGAGCTACGGGGAAGTGCAGATGACCCCGAAAACGATGGCGATGCGGATGCAGTTCAGCAATTTGCTGAACCTGCTGAGCAACCCAGCTATCGAACAGTTGATTCGGAACGACTTCGCCTTGTCGGCAGCCTTGGAGTTGGATCGGGTGGCGCTGCGCGGATCAGGGACCGCCAATCAGCCGTTGGGCTTGGCAAACATGGCCGGGATTCCGTCGTACGCCATAGGTGCCAATGGCGGCTCGCTGTCCATCGACGACCTTTATGGTCTGATGGCGGTGATTGAGGACGCCAATGCATTGGGAAGCACGCTCGCCCTCGTGACCAATCCAAAAGGGTTGCGAAAATTAAAGAGACAGCGGATTCAACAGTATTCCGGTGACACGGGTGGAGCTTACGCGTTGGCCCCGGCTGTATTGACGGATGAGGCCTTGTCCAAGCTGGTCGGGTTGACCTGTCTGACGACGACGCAGCTCCCCGTCAATCTCGCGAAAGGGAGTTCAACTGATTGTACGGAAGTCTACTTCGGCAATTGGGCGGACCTCATCATCGGGCAATGGGGCGGCGTTGAGATTCTCGCGACTAACGTGGGCGGCAATGCGTGGGCACAGAACGCCATTGAGGTGCGGCTGGTGCAAAACGTCGATGTGCAGGTGCGGCATAAAGAAAGCTTCGTCATCTGTTCAGACGCACGAACAGCCTAA
- a CDS encoding helix-turn-helix domain-containing protein, with protein sequence MKLVTPHETVTIPLHDTGSALALLRRVIHQAKPEHYADCVTTLRQLDALLMGRLVQGAAPEPRRVDPIPAERYLSVEEVCAQFKVTPRWLYRHKAAMPHSQPSRKRLIFPEKAVTRWFASRRAA encoded by the coding sequence ATGAAACTTGTGACACCACACGAAACCGTGACGATTCCTCTCCACGATACCGGCAGCGCCCTAGCGTTGCTGCGCCGCGTGATTCACCAGGCTAAGCCGGAGCACTATGCCGACTGTGTGACGACCTTGCGCCAACTGGACGCCCTGCTGATGGGCCGCCTTGTGCAGGGGGCTGCACCAGAACCGAGGCGGGTTGATCCGATTCCGGCGGAACGCTACCTGAGTGTTGAAGAAGTGTGTGCGCAATTCAAGGTAACGCCCCGGTGGCTCTATCGGCATAAAGCAGCGATGCCCCACTCGCAGCCAAGCCGGAAGCGGTTGATCTTTCCTGAGAAGGCAGTTACAAGGTGGTTTGCCAGTCGGCGAGCCGCTTGA
- a CDS encoding helix-turn-helix domain-containing protein → MGLTQAGLAKAVGVTPNAIALAERGERGISEPLARLVKLLVQIHTGELVPKRRATKGKPS, encoded by the coding sequence TTGGGATTAACACAAGCCGGATTAGCCAAGGCGGTAGGCGTCACGCCTAACGCGATTGCCTTAGCCGAACGGGGAGAACGCGGCATTAGTGAACCGCTCGCTCGGCTCGTGAAGCTTCTGGTGCAGATTCATACGGGAGAATTAGTGCCCAAGCGACGGGCAACCAAGGGAAAGCCATCATGA
- the serS gene encoding serine--tRNA ligase produces MHDLRVLRDNLEAIKEQLGARGKDVAWDDLRQLSDERRTLTVQVEELRHQLKKGSDEVARLKREKQPADEAMAAMKAVGERIKSLEEQLRSVEERLAGVALNIPNLPHSSVPIGGDAAENVEVRRWGAPPALKGKAQAHWDIGEALGILDFDRAVRMAKARFAVVVGMGARLERALINYMLDLHTGQHGYREVLPPLLANRNAMTGTGQLPKFEDDLFRLRDEDLFLIPTAEVPVTNLHREEFLAEDELPIRYTAYTPCFRREAGSYGKDTRGLIRLHQFNKVELVAFARPDQSYEELERLTGHAEAVLQGLGLHYRVMALCSGDMGFSAAKTYDIEVWLPSQQTFREISSCSNFEAFQARRANIRYRPKAAKKDAKSDFVHTLNGSGLAVGRTLVAVLENYQQEDGSIVIPPVLRPYMGGAERITKG; encoded by the coding sequence ATGCACGATCTCAGAGTCCTCCGGGACAATCTAGAAGCGATTAAAGAGCAACTGGGCGCGCGCGGCAAGGACGTCGCCTGGGACGACCTTCGTCAATTGTCAGACGAGCGGCGCACGCTCACGGTTCAGGTCGAGGAGCTTCGTCATCAACTGAAAAAGGGGTCCGACGAAGTCGCGCGCCTGAAACGGGAGAAACAGCCGGCCGATGAGGCCATGGCGGCGATGAAGGCGGTGGGCGAACGGATCAAGTCGTTGGAGGAACAGCTTCGTTCAGTCGAAGAACGGTTGGCCGGCGTGGCCCTGAATATTCCCAACCTTCCCCACAGCTCGGTTCCCATCGGCGGGGACGCCGCAGAAAATGTGGAAGTTCGCCGTTGGGGGGCGCCTCCTGCTTTGAAGGGAAAAGCCCAGGCGCATTGGGATATCGGTGAAGCGCTCGGCATTCTGGATTTTGATCGAGCCGTAAGAATGGCAAAGGCCAGGTTTGCGGTCGTGGTGGGAATGGGGGCGCGGCTTGAGCGAGCCTTGATCAACTATATGCTCGATCTGCACACGGGCCAGCACGGCTATCGCGAAGTGCTGCCTCCCCTGCTGGCCAACCGAAATGCCATGACCGGGACGGGACAACTGCCGAAATTTGAAGACGACCTATTTCGCCTCCGTGACGAAGATCTGTTCCTCATCCCCACGGCGGAGGTTCCCGTCACGAATCTGCATCGGGAGGAGTTTCTGGCGGAGGACGAACTGCCGATCCGTTACACGGCCTACACTCCTTGTTTCCGTCGCGAGGCAGGTTCCTACGGAAAGGATACGCGTGGCTTGATCAGGCTTCATCAGTTCAATAAGGTGGAACTCGTCGCTTTTGCCAGACCTGATCAATCCTATGAGGAACTCGAGCGGTTAACGGGTCATGCAGAAGCGGTGCTCCAGGGGTTGGGTCTCCACTATCGAGTGATGGCCTTATGCAGCGGCGACATGGGATTTTCTGCCGCCAAGACCTACGACATCGAAGTCTGGCTGCCCTCGCAACAGACATTCCGTGAAATTTCGTCCTGCAGCAACTTCGAGGCGTTCCAGGCGCGTCGCGCGAACATCCGTTATCGACCCAAAGCGGCAAAGAAGGATGCAAAATCGGACTTCGTTCATACCTTGAACGGATCGGGACTCGCTGTGGGGCGGACGCTGGTGGCCGTCCTCGAAAATTACCAGCAGGAAGACGGCAGCATCGTTATCCCGCCGGTCCTTCGGCCGTATATGGGCGGAGCAGAGCGGATCACGAAGGGATAG
- a CDS encoding PA0069 family radical SAM protein, with amino-acid sequence MKLISNPPNPFEDITREGMEPPARVELQLYEDDTKDILSQNDSPDLPFKWSINPYRGCFHACAYCYARPTHEYLGFGAGTDFESKIVVKRRAASLLRKAFDRSSWTGDLLVFSGNTDCYQPIEATLGITRACLEVCAEYRNPVGMITKSALPVRDLDLLSVLNQEAWLRVYFSIPFADNETARLVEPQAPSVTKRFEAMRILSEAGIPTGISIAPIIPGLNDDAIPDLLERAKAAGASTATWILLRLPGHAETVFLERMRTLFPDRIRKITNRLREVRGGRLTESAFYRRHQGMGTYWATVEQLFEVSHKRAGFLHEEEEIPNTFQRPTAQQSLFSTEEKP; translated from the coding sequence ATGAAATTGATCTCGAATCCTCCCAACCCCTTTGAAGACATCACACGGGAGGGCATGGAACCGCCGGCTCGGGTCGAATTACAGCTCTATGAGGATGACACAAAGGACATTCTGAGCCAGAACGACAGCCCGGACCTTCCGTTTAAGTGGAGTATCAATCCCTACCGCGGCTGTTTCCATGCCTGTGCCTATTGCTACGCGCGACCGACTCATGAGTATCTGGGGTTCGGAGCCGGCACCGACTTTGAATCCAAGATTGTCGTGAAGCGGCGCGCGGCATCACTCCTGCGCAAGGCCTTCGATCGGTCCTCCTGGACCGGCGATCTGCTTGTCTTTTCGGGAAACACCGACTGTTACCAGCCGATCGAGGCGACGCTTGGAATCACGAGGGCCTGCTTGGAGGTGTGCGCGGAATATCGAAATCCGGTCGGCATGATCACCAAGAGCGCATTGCCGGTGCGGGATCTCGACTTGCTGTCCGTACTCAACCAAGAGGCCTGGCTACGGGTCTATTTCAGCATTCCGTTCGCCGACAACGAGACGGCTCGCTTGGTCGAACCTCAGGCGCCGAGCGTGACGAAACGCTTCGAAGCGATGCGAATCCTGAGCGAGGCCGGAATTCCGACCGGAATCTCCATCGCGCCGATCATTCCCGGCTTGAATGACGATGCGATTCCAGATCTGCTGGAGCGGGCCAAGGCCGCCGGCGCCAGCACCGCCACCTGGATTCTATTGCGTCTTCCCGGTCATGCCGAAACCGTATTTCTGGAACGCATGCGGACGCTCTTTCCCGATCGCATCCGCAAGATCACCAATCGCCTGCGCGAAGTCAGGGGAGGCCGCTTGACCGAATCCGCGTTTTACCGCCGCCACCAAGGTATGGGCACTTACTGGGCCACAGTCGAGCAACTGTTTGAGGTCTCTCACAAACGAGCCGGATTTCTCCACGAGGAAGAAGAGATCCCCAATACCTTCCAGCGACCAACGGCCCAACAATCTTTGTTCTCGACGGAGGAGAAACCGTGA
- a CDS encoding sulfurtransferase produces the protein MRECSVADVKDRRDRQESFHFIDVREDHEYQADHALGATHLGKGIIERDIESRIPDKEAPIVLYCGGGFRSVLAAENLQKMGYRNVISMDGGIKAWREAGYPMEKGTQP, from the coding sequence GTGCGCGAATGTAGCGTGGCCGACGTCAAAGATCGCCGCGACCGGCAGGAATCATTTCACTTTATCGATGTGCGCGAAGATCACGAATACCAAGCCGACCATGCCCTCGGAGCGACGCACCTCGGCAAGGGCATCATCGAACGGGATATCGAGTCCCGGATCCCGGACAAGGAAGCCCCCATCGTTCTGTATTGCGGCGGTGGGTTTCGTTCCGTACTGGCTGCCGAGAATCTACAAAAAATGGGCTATCGCAACGTCATTTCCATGGACGGCGGCATCAAAGCCTGGCGTGAAGCCGGCTACCCGATGGAAAAAGGCACACAGCCGTAG
- a CDS encoding DUF362 domain-containing protein has translation MGFSRREFFHNAGFGFLLLPALLRSPHSVLGHLLFEPQGDLVPLKPVPPNPFVREGRPLVALVQGKDPTRTLPLALDLLGGLERLSIRGKRVLLKPNVLNDRPPPTTTDPRVVGAMADLVREQGSSEIIVADGSGIIRLPTSTNLTATGMRAAAQAAGAKVLALEDEPWVRIEPLQAKALTRFYFSKPVYDADIVVNMPVIKTHRFAEYSCALKNVVGAVHPRQRPSVTFWSGDWHERIAELNLAVHPQLTVADGTTIMIEGGPTSGTSAMMNVLLCSGDRVALDMTVLALLRTFGSWPKIEGKRIAEQRQIKRAGELGLGVARGTEIELVAQSVNGAPPDFIRLVERIRADLLNS, from the coding sequence ATGGGATTCTCCCGACGCGAGTTCTTTCATAATGCCGGATTCGGATTCCTGCTGCTCCCGGCACTCCTGCGTTCTCCACACTCCGTGCTCGGGCACCTCCTGTTCGAACCGCAGGGCGATTTGGTTCCGCTCAAACCCGTGCCTCCCAATCCGTTCGTGAGGGAGGGGAGACCGCTGGTAGCCCTCGTGCAGGGCAAAGATCCAACGCGAACGCTCCCGCTGGCGTTGGACCTCTTAGGCGGGCTGGAGCGATTGTCCATTCGCGGCAAACGCGTTCTGCTCAAGCCGAACGTACTCAACGATCGCCCTCCGCCCACAACCACGGATCCTCGTGTCGTCGGCGCAATGGCCGATTTGGTTCGGGAGCAGGGATCCTCAGAGATCATCGTGGCTGACGGATCGGGAATCATTCGCCTTCCTACGTCGACCAATCTCACCGCAACCGGGATGCGGGCGGCCGCCCAGGCGGCCGGGGCCAAAGTCCTGGCGCTCGAGGATGAACCGTGGGTGAGGATAGAGCCGCTGCAGGCAAAAGCCTTGACGCGATTCTATTTCTCTAAACCGGTGTACGACGCGGATATCGTCGTCAATATGCCGGTGATCAAGACGCACCGGTTCGCCGAGTATTCCTGTGCCTTGAAAAATGTGGTAGGGGCGGTTCATCCACGACAGCGGCCGTCCGTGACATTTTGGTCCGGGGATTGGCACGAACGGATCGCGGAGTTGAATCTCGCTGTCCACCCGCAACTCACCGTCGCCGACGGCACGACGATCATGATCGAGGGTGGCCCGACATCCGGCACCTCTGCGATGATGAACGTGCTCCTGTGCAGCGGCGATCGAGTGGCCCTGGACATGACCGTCCTGGCTTTGTTGCGCACCTTTGGAAGCTGGCCCAAAATCGAGGGGAAGCGAATTGCGGAGCAGCGTCAAATCAAGCGGGCAGGGGAACTTGGGCTTGGGGTGGCGCGGGGAACGGAGATTGAGTTGGTAGCTCAGTCGGTGAATGGGGCTCCACCAGACTTTATCAGGCTGGTGGAGCGCATCCGAGCGGATCTGCTAAACAGCTGA
- a CDS encoding OmpH family outer membrane protein, translating into MGASWQGVARSAAAVAVAVAVTIGSAGAGLAAEFKMGVIDPQSVLEKSKAGKRALEGLREYVATRQKLLSRDEEELRNTEKQLKEQASKLSDAEKKDKETAFRSKIQDYQKRAQEFNQELQGKQKELVDEYMKKIASATQSVADKGGFQLVLDKGSEQTVKIVIYNKDTIDLTEQVIKEFDRVNK; encoded by the coding sequence ATGGGTGCGAGTTGGCAAGGTGTCGCACGGTCCGCAGCCGCGGTGGCCGTAGCGGTGGCCGTGACGATCGGTTCTGCTGGGGCCGGTCTGGCTGCCGAGTTCAAGATGGGGGTCATCGACCCGCAGAGCGTATTGGAGAAAAGCAAAGCCGGCAAACGGGCGCTGGAAGGGTTGCGTGAGTATGTGGCGACGAGGCAAAAACTGCTCTCCCGGGACGAGGAGGAATTGCGCAACACGGAAAAGCAGCTCAAGGAACAAGCCAGCAAGCTGAGCGACGCCGAGAAGAAGGATAAGGAAACCGCCTTCCGCTCCAAAATTCAGGACTATCAAAAGCGGGCTCAGGAATTCAATCAAGAGCTGCAAGGGAAACAGAAAGAGCTCGTCGACGAGTATATGAAGAAGATCGCGAGCGCCACGCAGTCGGTTGCCGACAAGGGTGGCTTTCAGTTGGTCTTGGATAAAGGCAGCGAGCAGACCGTCAAGATCGTCATCTACAACAAGGACACGATCGATCTGACCGAGCAAGTGATCAAGGAATTCGACCGCGTCAACAAGTAA
- a CDS encoding HD domain-containing protein, protein MSDQKPPLPSLALSDDAHPILTHEKSLANKIAKGSEAGDILDQQLIMLGIQLVTQLNVLIKTSRIHGRTNAALDKPVDSMLTLIRTLSADHPVVLRLQNDFLFLGDSHLKMTSQQMAVFSSIIEALNKWKIGGVSFSPTTDSKDLREFAYLFVSMDADKHSLADLQQALADAGVKGIELEEPRVLQLRHLTDGSADGGAQASADPAAQAAEQARKGKAHAKSGYAQAAAAVGDLTQNVRSGGTISFKQAKRAIQNIVELMMRDEATMLGLTTLRCHDQYTHNHSVNVSLLSIALGNRAGYPKVELADLGLAALFHDMGKSSIAIDVLNKPGEFTEDEWAAMRSHPTQGVLDLTRLRGITNLPGRMAAASFEHHMNCDHSGYPKLSLPWKVSLTGRILMIADCYDAMTSSRVYRREPIPPAKVLNMMFTKSGTAFDPVLLKLFVNCVGILPIGTLVLLESNRLAVVLKPAKDKENSERPLVRVITDEQGAPTDSGPEVDLTEQDETGAYKDAIVRLVDNAEYRFDTSRYFV, encoded by the coding sequence GTGAGCGATCAGAAGCCGCCTCTCCCATCCCTTGCCCTCTCCGACGATGCGCATCCGATCCTAACGCACGAAAAGTCGCTGGCGAACAAGATCGCCAAGGGGTCGGAGGCCGGCGACATCCTCGACCAGCAGTTGATCATGCTGGGGATCCAACTGGTCACGCAATTGAACGTGTTGATCAAGACCTCGCGCATCCACGGGCGGACGAATGCCGCGTTGGACAAGCCGGTCGACTCGATGCTGACGCTGATCCGCACCCTGTCCGCCGACCATCCCGTCGTGCTCCGGCTGCAAAACGATTTTCTGTTCTTGGGCGACAGCCATTTGAAGATGACCTCGCAGCAAATGGCCGTGTTCTCGAGCATCATCGAGGCGTTGAATAAATGGAAGATCGGTGGCGTGTCCTTTTCGCCCACGACAGACTCCAAAGACCTGCGCGAGTTCGCCTACCTTTTCGTGAGTATGGATGCGGATAAACACAGCCTGGCGGACCTCCAGCAGGCGTTGGCCGACGCGGGGGTCAAAGGCATTGAGCTGGAAGAACCACGAGTGCTGCAACTCAGGCACCTGACGGACGGTTCAGCCGATGGGGGGGCGCAAGCATCGGCTGATCCGGCAGCCCAGGCAGCCGAGCAGGCCCGCAAAGGGAAGGCCCATGCCAAGAGCGGCTACGCTCAGGCCGCGGCGGCGGTGGGCGACCTCACCCAGAACGTGCGGAGCGGCGGGACGATCTCCTTCAAACAGGCGAAGCGGGCCATCCAGAATATCGTCGAGCTGATGATGCGCGACGAAGCGACCATGTTAGGCCTCACCACCCTCCGCTGCCACGATCAATACACCCATAACCATTCGGTCAACGTCTCCCTCCTCTCCATCGCGCTGGGCAATCGCGCGGGCTACCCGAAGGTCGAGCTGGCGGATCTGGGGCTGGCCGCCCTGTTTCATGACATGGGCAAGTCCAGTATCGCCATCGATGTGCTGAACAAGCCGGGCGAGTTTACGGAAGACGAATGGGCGGCGATGCGCAGCCATCCGACGCAGGGCGTGCTCGACCTGACCCGATTGCGCGGCATCACGAATCTCCCGGGGCGGATGGCGGCTGCTTCGTTCGAGCACCATATGAATTGTGACCACTCCGGCTATCCGAAGCTCTCCTTGCCCTGGAAGGTCTCCCTCACCGGACGGATTCTGATGATCGCCGATTGCTATGACGCCATGACCTCGTCACGGGTGTACCGGCGCGAGCCGATCCCGCCGGCTAAGGTGCTGAACATGATGTTCACGAAGAGCGGGACCGCATTCGATCCCGTCCTGCTGAAGCTGTTCGTCAATTGCGTCGGCATCCTGCCGATCGGAACTTTGGTATTGCTGGAGTCGAATCGGTTGGCGGTGGTGTTAAAGCCTGCCAAGGACAAAGAGAACTCGGAACGCCCGCTGGTGCGGGTCATCACGGACGAACAGGGTGCGCCGACGGACAGTGGCCCCGAAGTCGACCTCACCGAACAGGATGAAACCGGCGCCTATAAAGACGCGATCGTCCGCCTCGTCGACAACGCCGAGTACCGCTTCGACACCAGCCGCTATTTCGTCTAG
- a CDS encoding HEAT repeat domain-containing protein, with amino-acid sequence MDTGKPTEAGTPLQPFVREGTDPEVVSVKQLLKLLDKAAKSARTYGATNPVAQRFFQQFYDDLTKHLESYARLAFLIQRNQLLFKDEIVYQPDSDATGDSIAFKMYSDGIRELTFHQGLSQADLSFFLDALWGAPVGEAAAEGEPSTLDEDDDIVTRLWSKSLDTITLVTAEELVRSSGFGVDVLELQTNGYMTMSVTSLRDLLDRERAMLAREREKRGDKAGGTDRAGETDAGGGASSGATGTSNARRLQAGVVGYEVSHEELDALAAEIVAESSRDTTLYIIDVLTAILASERSPQLLTKLFDVWGSVLDSLIKQGQWTVLESVLGMLQDTEAIRPDLPAEHKQQVAALLDGLNRPERLKLIEHYLNRTPKAQTEGLITLLLSMKKETVPALCGLLANLEHQAHQAIILEALQTIAKDNADPIVRGLSDKRPAYVKNLLALIAKWNDPRFVDVLEKALRHPDPSIRREVLRQLTTLRPSGSGAKLVGLLGDPDEAVRLTAMKLLGSGHYQAAYAIWATFVTAEEFQDRSSAEKRAVFLAMKQTAGDEAVPFWQGLLTEWSWTQRKKKEEMALLAADILGKLGTPAAIAALEVGQKKGGGTVRQACGAAISSANRHQRLKSPHAANS; translated from the coding sequence ATGGATACTGGAAAGCCCACCGAGGCCGGGACGCCTCTGCAGCCGTTCGTACGCGAGGGGACCGATCCCGAGGTCGTCTCCGTCAAGCAACTTCTGAAGCTCCTCGACAAAGCGGCGAAGTCTGCCCGGACCTACGGCGCGACGAATCCGGTCGCACAGCGGTTTTTTCAACAGTTTTACGACGATCTGACGAAACATCTCGAGAGTTATGCCCGCCTCGCCTTCCTTATTCAGCGCAACCAGTTGCTCTTCAAAGATGAAATCGTCTACCAGCCGGACAGTGATGCAACCGGCGACAGCATCGCCTTCAAGATGTACTCGGACGGCATTCGCGAACTGACCTTCCATCAAGGCCTCTCGCAGGCGGACCTGTCGTTTTTCCTGGATGCGCTCTGGGGAGCCCCGGTCGGTGAAGCGGCCGCTGAAGGCGAACCGTCCACCCTCGATGAAGACGACGACATCGTGACCCGTCTCTGGTCGAAGAGTCTCGACACCATCACACTCGTGACGGCCGAAGAGCTAGTCCGTTCGTCCGGTTTCGGCGTCGATGTGTTGGAACTCCAGACGAACGGGTACATGACCATGTCGGTGACCTCGCTGCGGGACCTGCTCGATCGCGAACGGGCGATGCTGGCGCGGGAGCGTGAAAAGCGTGGCGACAAAGCAGGCGGAACCGACCGGGCCGGCGAAACCGACGCGGGGGGAGGCGCATCTTCCGGTGCGACCGGAACTTCCAATGCACGCCGTCTCCAGGCCGGCGTGGTCGGGTATGAAGTCTCCCACGAAGAGTTGGATGCCTTGGCGGCCGAAATCGTCGCGGAGAGCAGTCGCGATACCACGCTGTATATCATCGACGTGCTGACCGCCATCCTGGCCTCCGAGCGGTCGCCGCAGTTGCTGACGAAACTCTTCGACGTCTGGGGCAGCGTCCTCGACTCGCTGATCAAGCAGGGGCAGTGGACGGTGCTGGAAAGCGTACTCGGCATGCTCCAGGACACTGAGGCGATCCGACCGGACCTTCCCGCCGAACACAAACAGCAGGTCGCCGCATTGTTGGATGGGCTCAATCGACCCGAACGGCTGAAGCTGATCGAGCATTACCTGAATCGCACGCCGAAGGCGCAGACCGAAGGCCTCATTACCCTGCTTCTGAGCATGAAGAAGGAGACGGTCCCGGCCCTTTGCGGCCTGCTCGCCAACTTGGAACATCAGGCGCACCAGGCGATCATCCTGGAAGCCCTGCAGACGATCGCCAAGGACAATGCTGATCCCATCGTTCGCGGGCTGTCCGACAAGCGCCCCGCCTACGTCAAAAATCTTCTGGCGTTGATCGCCAAGTGGAATGATCCGCGATTCGTGGATGTTCTGGAGAAGGCGCTCCGGCACCCCGACCCCTCCATTCGACGTGAGGTCTTGCGGCAGCTGACCACGCTTCGCCCTTCAGGGAGCGGTGCCAAGCTGGTGGGGCTTTTGGGCGATCCGGATGAGGCCGTGCGTCTGACTGCCATGAAATTGCTCGGAAGCGGACACTATCAGGCCGCTTATGCGATTTGGGCCACGTTCGTCACGGCGGAGGAGTTCCAGGATCGCTCTTCGGCCGAGAAGCGCGCGGTTTTTCTTGCCATGAAACAGACTGCCGGCGATGAGGCCGTGCCGTTCTGGCAAGGGCTCCTGACCGAATGGTCCTGGACCCAACGGAAGAAGAAAGAAGAGATGGCTCTGCTGGCCGCGGACATTCTCGGTAAGCTCGGCACGCCCGCAGCCATCGCCGCCCTCGAGGTCGGCCAGAAGAAAGGCGGAGGCACCGTTCGTCAGGCCTGCGGGGCCGCCATTTCTTCTGCGAACCGGCACCAGCGGCTGAAGAGTCCGCACGCCGCCAACTCCTAA